One Globicephala melas chromosome 6, mGloMel1.2, whole genome shotgun sequence genomic window carries:
- the NEFM gene encoding neurofilament medium polypeptide, with amino-acid sequence MSYTLDSLGNPSAYRRVTDTRSSFSRVGGSPSSGFRSQSWSRGSPSTVSSSYKRSALAPRLTYSSAMLSSAESSLDFSQSSSLLNGGSGPGGDYKLSRSNEKEQLQGLNDRFAGYIEKVHYLEQQNKEIEAEIQALRQKQASHAQLGDAYDQEIRELRATLELVNHEKAQVQLDSDHLEEDIHRLKERFEEEARLRDDTEAAIRALRKDIEESSLVKVELDKKVQSLQDEVAFLRSNHEEEVADLLAQIQASHITVERKDYLKTDISSALKEIRSQLECHSDQNMHQAEEWFKCRYAKLTEAAEQNKEAIRSAKEEIAEYRRQLQSKSIELESVRGTKESLERQLSDIEERHNHDLSSYQDTIQQLENELRGTKWEMARHLREYQDLLNVKMALDIEIAAYRKLLEGEETRFSTFAGSITGPLYTHRQPSITISSKIQKTKVEAPKLKVQHKFVEEIIEETKVEDEKSEMEEALTAIAEELTVSMKEEVKEEEAEEKKEEKEAEEEVVAAKKSPVKATAPELKGEEEEAKEEEEEEEGAKSDQAEEGGSEKEVSSEKEEGEQEEEGETEAEGEGEEAAEAKEEKKMEAKGEEVAPKEELVAEAKVEKPEQAKSPVPKSPVEEVKPKAEAAAEKGEQKEEEGKVEEAKKEEAKEAPKEEKAEKKEEKPKEVPEKKKAESPVKEEVVEEVVAKSAKVSLEKDAKEEEKPQQQEKEKEKEKEKEKAEEVGKKEEGALKDSRKEDIAVNGEVEGKDEVEPEAKEKGSGGEEKKGVVTNGLDVSPADEKKGGDRGEEKAAVTKMVEKTTSEGGDGATKYITKSVTVTQKVEQHEETFEEKSVSTKKVEKVTSHAVVKEVTQSD; translated from the exons ATGAGCTACACGCTGGACTCGCTGGGCAACCCGTCCGCCTACCGGCGGGTAACCGACACCCGCTCGAGCTTCAGCCGCGTCGGCGGCTCCCCGTCCAGCGGCTTCCGCTCGCAGTCATGGTCCCGCGGCTCTCCCAGCACCGTGTCCTCCTCCTACAAGCGCAGCGCTCTGGCCCCGCGCCTCACCTACAGCTCGGCCATGCTCAGCTCCGCCGAGAGCAGCCTCGACTTCAGCCAGTCCTCGTCACTGCTTAACGGCGGCTCTGGGCCGGGCGGCGACTACAAGCTGTCCCGCTCCAATGAGAAGGAGCAGCTGCAGGGGCTGAACGACCGCTTCGCGGGCTACATCGAGAAAGTGCACTACCTGGAGCAGCAGAACAAGGAGATCGAGGCGGAGATCCAGGCGCTACGGCAGAAGCAGGCCTCGCACGCCCAGCTGGGCGACGCGTACGACCAGGAGATCCGCGAGCTGCGCGCCACCCTGGAGCTGGTGAACCACGAGAAGGCTCAAGTACAGCTGGACTCGGACCACCTGGAAGAGGACATCCACCGGCTCAAGGAGCGCTTCGAGGAGGAGGCACGGCTGCGCGACGACACCGAGGCGGCCATCCGCGCGCTGCGCAAAGACATCGAAGAGTCGTCGCTGGTCAAGGTGGAGCTGGACAAGAAGGTGCAGTCGCTGCAGGATGAGGTGGCCTTCCTGCGGAGCAATCACGAGGAGGAGGTGGCCGACCTGCTGGCCCAGATCCAGGCGTCACACATCACCGTGGAGCGCAAAGACTACCTGAAGACAGACATCTCGTCGGCGCTGAAGGAGATCCGCTCCCAGCTCGAATGCCACTCGGACCAGAACATGCACCAGGCCGAAGAATGGTTTAAGTGCCGCTACGCCAAGCTCACCGAGGCAGCCGAGCAGAACAAGGAGGCCATCCGTTCCGCCAAGGAAGAGATCGCCGAGTACCGGCGCCAGCTGCAGTCCAAGAGCATCGAGCTCGAGTCGGTGCGCGGCACCAAGGAATCCCTGGAGCGGCAGCTCAGCGACATCGAGGAGCGGCACAACCACGACCTTAGCAGCTACCAG GACACCATCCAGCAGTTGGAAAATGAGCTTCGGGGCACAAAGTGGGAAATGGCTCGCCATTTGAGAGAATACCAGGATCTCCTCAACGTCAAGATGGCTCTAGATATCGAGATCGCTGCATACAG GAAACTCCTGGAGGGGGAAGAGACCAGATTTAGCACATTTGCAGGAAGCATCACTGGGCCGCTGTATACACACCGACAGCCCTCCATCACAATATCCAGTAAGATTCAGAAAACCAAGGTAGAGGCTCCCAAGCTAAAGGTCCAACACAAATTTGTCGAGGAGATCATAGAGGAAACCAAGGTGGAAGATGAGAAATCAGAAATGGAAGAAGCCCTGACGGCCATTGCAGAGGAATTGACAGTTTCCATGAAAGAAGAGGTCAAGGAAGAAGAGgcggaagaaaagaaagaggaaaaagaagccgAAGAAGAAGTTGTAGCCGCCAAAAAGTCTCCAGTGAAAGCTACTGCACCTGAACttaaaggagaggaggaagaggccaaagaggaagaggaggaagaggaaggagctaAATCAGACCAAGCTGAGGAAGGAGGATCTGAGAAGGAAGTTTCTAGTGAAAAAGAGGAAGGTgagcaggaagaggaaggagaaacagaGGCTGAAGGTGAAGGAGAGGAAGCCGCCGAAgctaaggaggaaaagaaaatggaggccAAGGGTGAAGAAGTGGCTCCCAAGGAGGAGCTCGTGGCAGAAGCCAAGGTGGAGAAGCCGGAGCAAGCCAAGTCCCCGGTGCCAAAGTCACCAGTGGAAGAGGTGAAGCCCAAAGCAGAAGCTGCAGCCGAGAAAGGAGaacagaaggaggaggaagggaaagtggaggaagcaaagaaggaagaagcaaaggaagctcccaaggaagagaaggcagagaaaaaggaggagaagcCAAAGGAGGTGCCAGAGAAGAAGAAGGCTGAATCCCCAGTGAAGGAGGAAGTCGTGGAGGAGGTGGTCGCCAAATCAGCAAAGGTGAGCTTGGAGAAGGATGCCAAAGAGGAGGAAAAGCCACAGCagcaggagaaggagaaagagaaggagaaggagaaggaaaaagcgGAAGAggtggggaagaaggaggagggagctTTGAAGGATTCCAGGAAGGAAGACATAGCCGTcaatggggaggtggaaggaaaaGACGAGGTAGAGCCGGAAGCTAAGGAGAAGGGCAGtgggggagaagagaagaaaggggtTGTCACCAATGGGCTAGACGTGAGCCCAGCAGATGAAAAGAAGGGTGGTGATAGAGGTGAGGAGAAAGCGGCAGTGACCAAAATGGTAGAAAAAACCACCAGTGAGGGGGGAGATGGTGCTACCAAGTATATCACCAAATCTGTAACCGTCACTCAAAAGGTCGAACAGCACGAAGAGACCTTTGAGGAGAAATCAGTGTCTACTAAAAAGGTAGAGAAGGTCACTTCACACGCCGTAGTAAAGGAAGTCACCCAGAGTGACTAA